ACTGATACACAGGTGCAGTTCCGCCATTGGTTGGGGTTGCAGTAAAAGTAACTGACGTTCCCGCACAGATGGTTGACGCTGATGCGCTGATTGTAACGGCAGGAGTTAAGGTCGGGTTCACCGTTACCACCACCGGTGAGCGCGGACCAATACATGCAATTGAAGGCATTGCGAATGATAGCTTAATCTGCCCATCTCCTGAGCGAACTCCTTGGGTATGATTCACGTTGCTGCAGTATATCGGGTCCGTAAACGAGCTGCCTCCGCCACCACCGGCACCGTTCCACCAGCCATAGCCGCCACCGCCGCCGCCGCCGTAGTAACCACCTCCACCACCGGCACCGCCATATCGTCCGCCTTCACCGCCCTCAGCCAGAATACCGGCTTTTCCCTGTTCTGCCGAAGCGCCATAAGGACCAACACCACCGCTTCCACCGGCTATTTGTGTGCCGCCGCCACCGCAAGTAGTTGAATATGTAATCCCCTGATATTGTCCATAACCGGCAGTTGTACCTCCGCCATCTCCGCCTTTATTGGGAAGAGGAAGGACAGGACCTGTAAGTGATGTATTATCTCCCGAACCACCGCCACCACCGGCAATCAGTACTCTGTTTGTAATATTTGTTCCGCCGATGCGGATATCTGTTGCGCCGCCGCCTTTATAACCAGGATCAGGTCCACCGTTGCCGCCACCATTATAACCGCCCAGTACCACTTCGCCCCCTTTTTCTCCAACATATAAATATAATGTTGAACCCGGTATAACAGCTAAATCGGCACTCACCTTTCCGCCAAGTCCGCCTCCATAAGCAGCATAGCCCGTCACTTCACCGCCACCCGCAGCACCATAAGCTTCCACGTTAACGGAGGTAACTCCTGCCGGAACCACAAAGTTTTGTACGTCGCCCGTATAGTTATAAACATGAGTAATGTTTTCCGGAGCCTTGTATATTGAGCCTGCCGCATAATAAGTTGTAGTTATAAGCGGTGCCACCTGCAAATCAGCTCCATTAGAAGTGGTAGCCAAAAGGTTACCGCCTGTAGGCGCATCATACCATTTTATAGATTCACCCTGTGCTGTTGCTGCAATATTTGCCGTTGAGCCGCAATTCATGGTCACATTCTGTGCCACCGGCGCTGTTGAGTTTACATATACGGTTATCGCTGCACGCGAACTTCCACATCCAACAGCTTCGGTGTAAGAAAGTATCACCTTCCCATCACCCAATTGGGCGCCCTGACCATAGCTGACATTGGTTGAACCGGCAGGCCTTACGTAAGAGCTGCCACCACCACCACCACCACCAATTATAGTCCAATCAATCTCATCTGAATGGTAATAACCACCGCCGCCGCCGCCATAGTAGCCACCACCACCGCCGCCGGCTATTTCAGCACCATTTCCACCAATTCCTAAAGCACCATTAAAGCCCCCAATTCCGGCAACCCCTCCTGCAGTTTGAGTTCCACCCAATCCAACCGTTTGACCCCCATATGCAGATCCATTCGCTCCCTTGTATCCCCCGCTCCCTCCGTTATTGCCATTTCTTGAACCATGCTGATAAAAATCATAACCAGCACCACCGCCACCGCCGGCAACCAGAACCCTATAAATGAGTGAAGTTCCGCCAATGCGGATATCGGTTGCGCCGCCCCCACCCTGATAATTATTTGCATCATAAGGGTTTCCGCCCCCATTGAAGCCTCCTGCACCAATTTTACCCTTACCTCCAACATATATATTTAATATCTGGCCGGGGGTAACACTAAGAGTTGCCATGGTACGACCGCCGCGACCGCCAGTATTAGAGCCATTATTTGAGCCGCCCTGAGCTCCATAGGCATCAACGGTAACAGAAGTAACGCCGGCAGGTACTGTCCAGGTCTGAGCAGCACCAGTATATGAATAAGTTACTGTATCCTGAGCAGGAAATACCCTTTTAGCATAGTATGTTGTAGTTACCGTTGGGCTAACAGTCAAAAATCCTCCATTTTTGGTGGTTCCGAGTAAGTGGCCACCACCTGGCGCATCATACCATTCAATAACAGCAGCATTATTTTGAGCACTGAGTTCACTACTACCGCCCGGGCAAATCTGTACATTTGAGGCTACTACTGCCGGAGGAGCAATATTATACACATTGACAACAATTGGTGTGCGGGGCGGTTCTGACCCAATATTATAATTAATAATGAGCTTCCCTGAGCCAATCTGAATATCCTGTGTGTGGGTAATTGCTGACGATCCTGCCGGTATTACCCAAGAACTGCCGCCACCACCGGCATAAAGTCCGTTGCCACCGCCATAATATCCGCCACCGCCGCCGCAATCGCCATTACCACCGAATCCCAAAGATCCATTAGTATTACCTGTGCCTCCTGCACTCTGCGTGCCACCGGCTCCACAGAAATTGGAGATCCCATCGTATGAACCGCCACCGGCAATCAGACCACCACCGTTGCCCCCATTGCCAAGTTTCCAATTGATAAAACATCCGGCGCCACCGCCGCCTGCAACCAATACTCTGTCGGCAAGGGTGGTTCCGCCAATTCTGATATCTGTTGCGCCACCGCCACTATTAACAATGCCATTGCCGCCGCCATTATAGGTGGTCGAACCAACATTAATTT
This window of the Bacteroidota bacterium genome carries:
- a CDS encoding glycine-rich protein, producing the protein MRTQTTSSLKRFFLFLVLVVCIITANHAQTVAPIVNSPIVIRPGGMANLCASGSNTIRWYKAATGGTLLGSSNYFYPFLVSPASTTTYYAETDLPDYHGSITYSYTGAAQTWVVPTGVTSISVDAYGAQGVGKNLGIGGLGGRVQATLSVTPGEVLTINVGGVDGYNGGGISDYGAAGGGATDILDGGTSLSNRILVAGGGGGANYNSNTIGGAGGGLTAGNGLSGNNYLAYCGAGGTQTAGGSGSYSNGNGSLGRGGSIAWNTSAGNGGGGYYGGGGGNYCGGGGSSYVRNGTSVTHTQGVRQGNGEITIYYTVSGQVSSRTPLVVVVNSQGLFFPAYKDTACPDEPVALTSRSVCAQVAWYDAPVGGNLIGTSTNGASLQVTPSSTTTYYAEGYHNGQFTQTFNYTGAVQSWTVPSGVTSINVDAYGASGGGISGGKGGRVQATLNVAAGQVLKINVGSTTYNGGGNGIVNSGGGATDIRIGGTTLADRVLVAGGGGAGCFINWKLGNGGNGGGLIAGGGSYDGISNFCGAGGTQSAGGTGNTNGSLGFGGNGDCGGGGGYYGGGNGLYAGGGGSSWVIPAGSSAITHTQDIQIGSGKLIINYNIGSEPPRTPIVVNVYNIAPPAVVASNVQICPGGSSELSAQNNAAVIEWYDAPGGGHLLGTTKNGGFLTVSPTVTTTYYAKRVFPAQDTVTYSYTGAAQTWTVPAGVTSVTVDAYGAQGGSNNGSNTGGRGGRTMATLSVTPGQILNIYVGGKGKIGAGGFNGGGNPYDANNYQGGGGATDIRIGGTSLIYRVLVAGGGGGAGYDFYQHGSRNGNNGGSGGYKGANGSAYGGQTVGLGGTQTAGGVAGIGGFNGALGIGGNGAEIAGGGGGGYYGGGGGGYYHSDEIDWTIIGGGGGGGSSYVRPAGSTNVSYGQGAQLGDGKVILSYTEAVGCGSSRAAITVYVNSTAPVAQNVTMNCGSTANIAATAQGESIKWYDAPTGGNLLATTSNGADLQVAPLITTTYYAAGSIYKAPENITHVYNYTGDVQNFVVPAGVTSVNVEAYGAAGGGEVTGYAAYGGGLGGKVSADLAVIPGSTLYLYVGEKGGEVVLGGYNGGGNGGPDPGYKGGGATDIRIGGTNITNRVLIAGGGGGSGDNTSLTGPVLPLPNKGGDGGGTTAGYGQYQGITYSTTCGGGGTQIAGGSGGVGPYGASAEQGKAGILAEGGEGGRYGGAGGGGGYYGGGGGGGYGWWNGAGGGGGSSFTDPIYCSNVNHTQGVRSGDGQIKLSFAMPSIACIGPRSPVVVTVNPTLTPAVTISASASTICAGTSVTFTATPTNGGTAPVYQ